A single region of the Streptomyces sp. NBC_00425 genome encodes:
- a CDS encoding helicase-related protein → MALTYSAGSLVKARGREWVVLPESKPDLLVLRPLGGSDDDIAAVFPAFETVDEAKFAAPEPSDLGDQRAAGLLRTALRVGFRSGAGPFRSLAGIAVEPRAYQLVPLLMALRQKTVRMLISDDVGIGKTIEAGLVASELLAQGEATGLAVLCSPALAEQWQQELRTKFGIDAELVLSSTVSRLERGLDLGQSLFDKYPHVIVSTDFIKSPRHRDDFVRHCPDLVIVDEAHTCVVADDTSTASQNQLRFELLRRVAADENRHLLLVTATPHSGKESAFRNLLGLVKPELADVSLDSEGGRKLLAQHFVARKRADVRQYLTKEDGLSDDSLAERTAFPSDRYFKDETYKLSPEYRALLDDAIAYASERVEQAGSQGRREARIAWWSAIALLRSLVSSPRAAAQTLRTRSAAAIAASAEEADKLGAPLNSDAADSDAMEGMDVAPGAETTEDTEDPRSYLGELADIAKELEGPAKDLKLKALIKHLKALLADGHNPIVFCRYIPTAEYLAEQLENDKDSGRRSPLGAKTVVKAVTGTLSPQQRLERIEKLAEEAGEDAAARRVLIATDCLSEGVNLQHHFDAVVHYDLAWNPTRHDQREGRVDRYGQRKDQVRVITLYGDDNGIDGKVLEVLIKKHRQIKKDLGISVSVPDELSTGVTDAIVEWLLMRGREDQDALFSADAFKVSTAKLDSDWNSAAEREKASRSRFAQRSVHPQEVAREVAAVREALGGAGEIDTFVRESLSALNAVLRGDGDDFTAQVGGTPIGLRDALAPTVGAEVIEKDRPIPFRADPAVARGEAALVRTDPVVGALASHVLNAALDTQADGARPARRCGVVTTDAVTTMTTLLLVRYRFHLTLPSRSGEKQLVAEDARLVAFEGSARKAEWLPPERARDLLDATASESTDRHYAERTMTRLLTQLPDVYSYLETYGEELAAELDASHRRVRQASGEIVRGLSVTVQKPADVLGAYVYLPAAPAAAPAVASGVSA, encoded by the coding sequence ATGGCACTCACGTACTCCGCCGGTTCCCTGGTGAAGGCCCGCGGCCGCGAATGGGTGGTGCTCCCCGAGAGCAAGCCCGACCTGCTCGTCCTGCGCCCGCTGGGCGGTTCGGACGACGACATCGCCGCCGTGTTCCCCGCGTTCGAGACGGTCGACGAGGCGAAGTTCGCGGCGCCGGAACCGAGCGACCTCGGTGACCAGCGCGCGGCGGGCCTGCTGCGTACGGCACTTCGTGTCGGCTTCCGCTCCGGCGCGGGCCCGTTCCGCTCACTGGCCGGCATCGCGGTGGAGCCGCGCGCCTACCAGCTCGTGCCGCTCCTCATGGCCCTGCGCCAGAAGACGGTCCGGATGCTGATCTCCGACGACGTCGGCATCGGCAAGACGATCGAGGCGGGCCTGGTCGCGAGCGAACTCCTCGCGCAGGGCGAGGCGACGGGCCTGGCCGTGCTCTGCTCCCCCGCGCTCGCCGAGCAGTGGCAGCAGGAGCTGCGCACCAAGTTCGGCATCGACGCTGAGCTGGTGCTGTCCTCGACGGTCTCGCGCCTCGAACGAGGCCTGGACCTGGGCCAGTCCCTCTTCGACAAGTACCCGCACGTGATCGTCTCAACGGACTTCATCAAGTCCCCGCGCCACCGCGACGACTTCGTGCGCCACTGCCCCGACCTGGTGATCGTCGACGAGGCGCACACCTGCGTGGTCGCCGACGACACCTCGACGGCCTCGCAGAACCAGCTCCGCTTCGAACTGCTGCGCCGCGTCGCGGCGGACGAGAACCGGCACCTACTGCTCGTGACGGCGACCCCGCACAGCGGCAAGGAGTCCGCGTTCCGCAACCTCCTGGGCCTCGTCAAGCCCGAACTGGCCGACGTGAGCCTGGATTCGGAGGGGGGCAGGAAGCTTCTCGCCCAGCACTTCGTGGCGCGCAAGCGAGCGGACGTACGCCAGTACCTCACCAAGGAGGACGGTCTCAGCGACGACTCCCTCGCGGAGCGGACGGCGTTCCCCTCGGACCGCTACTTCAAGGACGAGACGTACAAGCTGTCGCCGGAGTACCGGGCCCTGCTCGACGACGCGATCGCGTACGCGAGTGAGCGCGTCGAGCAGGCGGGCAGCCAGGGCAGGCGCGAGGCGCGCATCGCCTGGTGGTCGGCGATCGCGCTGCTCCGCTCCCTGGTGTCGTCCCCGCGCGCCGCCGCGCAGACGCTGCGGACGCGTTCGGCGGCGGCGATCGCCGCGTCGGCGGAGGAGGCCGACAAGCTGGGCGCGCCGCTCAACAGCGACGCGGCCGACAGCGACGCGATGGAGGGCATGGACGTCGCACCGGGCGCGGAGACGACCGAGGACACCGAGGACCCGCGCTCCTACCTCGGCGAACTCGCGGACATCGCGAAGGAGTTGGAAGGCCCCGCCAAGGACCTGAAGCTCAAGGCACTCATCAAGCACCTCAAGGCACTGCTCGCGGACGGCCACAACCCGATCGTGTTCTGCCGCTACATCCCGACGGCCGAGTACCTCGCCGAGCAGCTGGAGAACGACAAGGACTCGGGCAGGCGGAGCCCGCTCGGCGCGAAGACCGTCGTCAAGGCGGTCACCGGCACGCTCTCCCCGCAGCAGCGCCTGGAGCGCATCGAGAAGCTCGCGGAGGAGGCCGGCGAGGACGCCGCCGCCCGCCGCGTCCTGATCGCGACCGACTGCCTGTCCGAGGGCGTGAACCTCCAGCATCACTTCGACGCCGTCGTCCACTACGACCTGGCCTGGAACCCGACCCGCCACGACCAGCGCGAGGGCCGGGTCGACCGCTACGGCCAGCGCAAGGACCAGGTCCGCGTCATCACCCTGTACGGCGACGACAACGGCATCGACGGCAAGGTCCTCGAAGTCCTCATCAAGAAGCACCGCCAGATCAAGAAGGACCTCGGCATCTCCGTCTCCGTCCCCGACGAGCTGTCGACGGGCGTCACGGACGCGATCGTCGAGTGGCTGCTGATGCGCGGCCGCGAGGACCAGGACGCCCTGTTCAGCGCTGACGCCTTCAAGGTGAGCACGGCGAAGCTGGACAGCGACTGGAACTCGGCGGCCGAGCGCGAGAAGGCGTCCCGTTCGCGGTTCGCGCAGCGGTCCGTGCATCCGCAGGAGGTGGCCCGCGAGGTCGCCGCGGTCCGCGAGGCGCTGGGCGGAGCGGGCGAGATCGACACGTTCGTACGGGAGTCGCTGAGCGCCCTGAACGCCGTGCTCCGCGGCGACGGCGACGACTTCACGGCCCAGGTGGGCGGCACGCCCATCGGCCTGCGGGACGCGCTCGCGCCGACGGTCGGCGCGGAGGTGATCGAGAAGGACCGCCCGATCCCGTTCCGCGCGGACCCGGCGGTGGCCAGGGGTGAGGCGGCGCTCGTGCGCACCGATCCCGTCGTTGGGGCCCTCGCGTCCCATGTCCTGAACGCCGCCCTGGACACCCAGGCCGACGGCGCCCGCCCGGCCCGCCGCTGCGGCGTGGTGACGACGGACGCGGTCACCACCATGACCACTCTGCTCCTGGTCCGCTACCGCTTCCACCTCACGCTGCCCTCCCGCAGCGGCGAGAAGCAGCTGGTCGCGGAGGACGCCCGGCTGGTCGCCTTCGAAGGCTCGGCCAGGAAGGCGGAGTGGCTGCCGCCGGAGCGGGCGCGGGACCTGCTCGACGCGACGGCGTCCGAGAGCACGGACCGCCACTACGCCGAGCGCACGATGACGCGTCTGCTCACCCAACTCCCCGACGTATACAGCTATCTGGAGACGTACGGCGAGGAGCTGGCCGCCGAGCTGGACGCCTCGCACCGCCGGGTGCGCCAGGCGTCCGGCGAGATCGTCCGAGGCCTGTCCGTCACCGTGCAGAAGCCCGCCGACGTCCTCGGCGCGTACGTGTACCTGCCCGCCGCCCCCGCCGCAGCCCCGGCCGTTGCTTCTGGAGTGTCCGCCTGA